One window of the Granulicella arctica genome contains the following:
- a CDS encoding molybdopterin-dependent oxidoreductase: protein MSNPTEEQMELDQQVKRASGKRTRRSFLAAALAATGGYELYRWIDQSNGDQRIPKPLRKAINFDTDVAKAVFDDRGLSPTYPRSQAIPLRTNGDFGLKTLIEPENYRLQVAGVANPKKYAQYMNDVTAWDYKFAEPKPGGPGVGASNKEAPKAPMPKAFEDALAAMKKAQGGKRPRGQEESGESDTGLDPGTPGLLLTMDDVLKLPRHELITEFKCIEGWSQITQWAGLRLKDFIEAYPPERNEKGELPKYVYMETPDGDYYCGFDLRVCQHPQSLLATEMMGQPLSHYQGAPLRLHMPIKYGYKQIKRIGLIAYTDDKPDDYWTKLGYDWYAGL from the coding sequence GTGAGCAATCCTACAGAGGAGCAGATGGAGCTCGATCAACAGGTCAAGCGAGCTTCCGGGAAGCGGACGCGGCGCAGCTTTCTTGCTGCCGCACTCGCGGCTACGGGCGGGTACGAACTCTATCGCTGGATCGATCAGAGCAACGGCGATCAGCGGATTCCGAAACCGTTGCGGAAGGCTATCAACTTCGACACAGATGTTGCGAAAGCGGTTTTTGACGATCGAGGTTTATCCCCAACCTATCCCAGGTCGCAGGCGATACCACTTCGCACCAACGGCGACTTCGGCTTGAAAACGTTAATCGAGCCAGAAAATTACCGGCTTCAGGTCGCGGGCGTCGCCAATCCCAAGAAGTACGCGCAATATATGAACGACGTAACGGCATGGGACTACAAGTTCGCCGAGCCCAAGCCGGGTGGACCGGGCGTGGGCGCAAGCAACAAGGAAGCACCCAAGGCGCCTATGCCCAAGGCCTTTGAGGATGCACTTGCCGCGATGAAGAAGGCGCAGGGTGGCAAGCGGCCCCGAGGTCAGGAGGAATCCGGCGAAAGCGATACAGGCCTTGATCCCGGAACGCCCGGCCTCCTGCTCACGATGGACGACGTGCTCAAGCTACCGCGCCACGAGTTAATTACCGAGTTCAAGTGCATCGAAGGCTGGAGCCAGATTACGCAATGGGCCGGGCTGCGCCTCAAGGATTTCATCGAAGCCTACCCACCAGAGCGCAATGAGAAGGGTGAGCTGCCAAAGTACGTCTATATGGAAACCCCTGACGGGGACTATTACTGCGGCTTCGACCTGCGCGTCTGCCAGCATCCGCAGAGTCTGCTCGCGACCGAGATGATGGGACAGCCGCTGTCCCACTATCAGGGCGCTCCGCTACGGCTGCACATGCCGATCAAATACGGGTACAAACAGATCAAGCGGATTGGCCTGATCGCTTACACCGACGATAAGCCGGACGATTACTGGACAAAGCTGGGCTACGACTGGTATGCCGGCCTCTAG
- the yidC gene encoding membrane protein insertase YidC has protein sequence MAEFKNPTQSGGQDNKSLLVMALVMVAVFFGLQFYRSKHNPQTASPNQSVLSSQAAPSSVGQTESSTPAMSQAVSSGAVSTSAAVVATAEATTTIENELYSIRFTNRGAQVQSWQLKKYKDNYGKPLDLVHDQAAQKFGYPLSLYTYDPATTTALTQALYVPSATGNLQVPGSLTFKYAANGLEVTKTFSFDETYLVHADVQVTRNGAPIRALISWPGGFGDEEDARSYQSAQVDLSTNGKVEHHAVKGVSGGATHNGPFDWAGVSDLYFAAIFLPDQPDTATLVNLHNDIDVAKAKRNNGLGQGVPAKGAMVMPILGTAFGDVSGHTQTRIYAGPKASNVLKAIHPTGSTATLEPLLDFGFFGAIGKILFVALQFIQSHVSSNWGWSIVILTVLINALLLPLRIKTMHSGLKMQRIQPQMDAIKARYKSLKVTDPKRNEMNAEIMQLQKDNGVNMFGGCIPTLIQMPLLFAFLYMLPKVVELRQAHWLWLPDLSSADPYHILPIVMVLSQFLVQFYTPSPGVDPQQQKMMAFMMPVFSGYITWNYASGLALYWAVGNLIGIATQAVMNRTSLGREMREIAAKRARRKSGNTGGGKVIQARR, from the coding sequence TTGGCAGAGTTCAAAAATCCCACGCAATCCGGCGGGCAAGACAATAAGTCGCTCCTCGTAATGGCGCTCGTCATGGTCGCGGTCTTCTTCGGCCTTCAGTTCTACCGGTCGAAGCACAACCCCCAAACCGCTTCGCCAAATCAGTCCGTCTTGTCCAGCCAGGCCGCCCCCTCGAGCGTCGGTCAGACCGAGTCCTCTACCCCTGCGATGAGCCAGGCCGTCTCATCCGGCGCTGTCTCCACGTCTGCGGCGGTAGTCGCCACCGCTGAGGCTACCACCACCATCGAAAACGAGCTCTACAGCATCCGCTTCACCAATCGCGGAGCACAGGTCCAATCCTGGCAGCTCAAAAAATACAAGGATAATTACGGCAAGCCGCTGGACCTCGTCCACGACCAGGCAGCCCAGAAGTTCGGCTACCCGCTCTCGCTCTACACCTACGATCCGGCGACGACCACTGCACTCACACAGGCTCTGTACGTCCCCTCGGCCACCGGCAATCTACAGGTTCCTGGCTCACTGACCTTCAAGTACGCCGCGAACGGCCTCGAGGTCACGAAGACCTTCTCCTTCGATGAGACCTATCTGGTCCACGCGGACGTACAGGTCACCCGCAATGGCGCTCCCATCCGCGCCCTCATTAGCTGGCCCGGCGGCTTCGGCGACGAAGAAGACGCCCGCTCCTACCAGAGCGCTCAGGTCGATCTCAGCACCAACGGCAAGGTAGAACATCATGCCGTCAAGGGTGTCTCCGGAGGAGCCACCCATAATGGTCCGTTCGATTGGGCCGGTGTCAGCGATCTCTACTTCGCAGCGATCTTCCTTCCCGACCAGCCCGACACCGCGACCCTCGTCAATCTTCACAATGATATTGACGTCGCCAAGGCGAAGCGCAATAACGGTCTCGGCCAGGGAGTACCCGCTAAAGGCGCGATGGTCATGCCGATCCTCGGCACAGCCTTTGGCGACGTCAGCGGCCATACCCAGACCCGCATCTATGCCGGACCCAAGGCGTCCAACGTTCTTAAAGCGATCCACCCCACTGGTTCAACCGCGACTCTCGAGCCGCTGCTGGACTTCGGCTTCTTCGGAGCCATCGGTAAGATTCTTTTCGTTGCCCTCCAGTTCATTCAGTCGCACGTCTCCTCGAACTGGGGCTGGTCAATTGTCATCCTCACCGTTCTGATCAACGCTCTCCTGCTGCCGCTCCGCATTAAGACCATGCACTCCGGCCTGAAGATGCAGCGCATACAGCCCCAGATGGACGCGATTAAGGCCCGGTACAAAAGCCTCAAGGTCACCGATCCGAAGCGTAATGAGATGAACGCCGAGATCATGCAGCTTCAGAAGGATAACGGCGTCAATATGTTCGGCGGCTGCATCCCGACGCTCATCCAAATGCCGCTGCTGTTCGCCTTCCTCTACATGCTGCCCAAAGTCGTTGAGCTTCGCCAGGCGCACTGGCTCTGGCTGCCCGATCTTTCGTCAGCCGACCCGTATCATATCCTCCCTATCGTCATGGTGCTCAGCCAGTTCCTGGTGCAGTTCTACACACCCTCTCCCGGCGTCGACCCGCAGCAGCAGAAGATGATGGCGTTCATGATGCCAGTCTTCTCCGGCTACATCACCTGGAACTACGCCTCTGGCCTCGCCCTCTATTGGGCGGTCGGCAATCTGATCGGCATAGCTACCCAGGCCGTCATGAACCGAACCTCACTTGGCCGCGAGATGCGCGAGATTGCCGCAAAACGCGCTCGTCGCAAGAGCGGCAATACGGGCGGCGGCAAGGTCATCCAAGCTCGTCGCTAA
- the yidD gene encoding membrane protein insertion efficiency factor YidD yields MESPPEPTRTARLMFGFYKSVLSPILHAFGPAQCKYLPTCSEYAYVALARFGPLKGSWLAIRRIGRCHPFAKGGLDPVPYP; encoded by the coding sequence ATGGAATCACCGCCAGAACCGACCCGCACCGCTCGCCTTATGTTCGGCTTCTACAAGTCCGTTCTTTCGCCGATACTGCATGCCTTCGGACCAGCGCAGTGCAAGTACCTCCCAACCTGCTCGGAATACGCCTACGTTGCCTTGGCCCGATTTGGGCCGCTGAAGGGCAGTTGGCTGGCGATTCGTCGGATTGGCCGCTGCCACCCGTTTGCGAAAGGTGGTTTGGACCCCGTACCCTACCCCTGA
- a CDS encoding VTT domain-containing protein: MDLIGIITQHGYAVTATVLFLAAVGVPVPMSITLLAAGAAAHGNLHLGIVLLVATLAALLGDTFLYFGGRYTGWWLLAWMCRVSVNPEGCIFTSAGYFYRRGPKTLLFAKFVPGLGAMAAPLAGSLNMRFMRFFRLDASGTVLYCSAWLAIGYVFSHFIREIAAWTARAGHMLLAAVLVLVLGYAGALIVFTMRARRYKTIEKITAEGLYERLQALTPDRLVIIADVRSHGYYDPGMQRIKNSIRVEPNRLKEELIALREFMAPECEVYLYCSCIRDTTSVRVAHMLQQENCHAQVIDGGIKAWIKAGGDLELVPESDIHHLPRFE; the protein is encoded by the coding sequence ATGGACCTGATCGGCATAATCACCCAGCATGGATATGCCGTCACGGCTACCGTTCTGTTTCTCGCGGCAGTCGGTGTTCCGGTGCCCATGTCGATTACGCTGCTGGCGGCGGGCGCAGCGGCCCACGGGAATCTTCACCTCGGTATTGTGCTGCTGGTTGCTACGCTGGCTGCCCTCCTGGGAGATACGTTTCTTTACTTTGGCGGCCGATATACGGGTTGGTGGCTGCTGGCGTGGATGTGCCGAGTCTCAGTCAATCCCGAAGGCTGCATCTTCACTTCGGCTGGGTACTTCTACCGGCGTGGACCGAAGACGCTTCTCTTTGCGAAGTTCGTACCCGGACTTGGAGCCATGGCTGCTCCACTGGCTGGTAGCTTGAACATGCGGTTCATGCGATTTTTTCGGCTGGACGCTTCGGGGACTGTCCTTTACTGTTCGGCGTGGCTTGCAATAGGGTATGTCTTCAGCCACTTCATTCGCGAGATTGCGGCCTGGACTGCTAGGGCTGGCCATATGCTGCTCGCTGCTGTGCTGGTTCTAGTGCTTGGCTATGCCGGGGCGCTGATCGTCTTCACCATGCGCGCACGACGTTATAAAACGATCGAGAAGATCACGGCTGAAGGATTGTATGAGCGGCTACAGGCGCTGACGCCGGACCGGCTAGTCATCATCGCCGACGTGCGAAGTCATGGCTACTATGATCCGGGAATGCAGCGCATCAAGAACTCTATCCGGGTAGAGCCAAATCGTTTGAAGGAAGAGTTGATTGCGCTGCGAGAGTTCATGGCTCCGGAGTGCGAGGTCTATCTCTACTGCAGTTGTATACGGGACACTACCAGCGTTCGTGTCGCGCACATGCTGCAACAGGAGAACTGCCACGCCCAGGTGATCGATGGTGGGATCAAGGCGTGGATTAAAGCTGGCGGTGACCTGGAGCTCGTACCTGAGTCCGATATCCATCACTTACCGCGTTTCGAATAG
- a CDS encoding FG-GAP repeat domain-containing protein gives MFLFNPVSRIRYSAAMLPACIAMLTIFTGSALAVVSPTVTTLTLLPANPVVGNPVLLTASVTTAGANITSNGLVSFYDNPANTLNPSINSLIGTVEVNGAAKARLRFVPGVGPHQLIAVFQPTTTLSGSSSNLASPVAFTIAGKKTYVTASKLTAASSAGFYGLLDILTFYGSPAPNGKLTLTDTTNGTVSKAIPVVATTQGFAPTVSSSSGSTHAVGVQISATGDFNEDGVPDLAVSNLFDGNVGILIGNGNGTFQPAVTYTTSAGPYGIGVGDFNGDGHQDLAVTNVGAGTVSILTGDGTGVFTAQTPVAVGYQPYEITVGDFNNDGALDLAVTNFGANNTTPGQIVVLLNNGRGGFPVAKQVVTPVGLDPIALVTGNFGVDGNLGLVVANSYEGSVGLLLGNGDGSFQPQVVYSTNTGSQTQGNNGSIPYAAAVGDFNNDGFPDVVVATLNSSSVTILQNTGAGTFTVQPPIATDLNPISVAAFNADGSGNASIAVATYGANTIDILTNDGSGTFPASSLTSIPSTPGAAGVYYGLTIADLNGDGKPDIATTNFNGTGFGIQLGTQTVAAFTTVKGTFTGTLEADYIPAAGDAYQKTASSVTLPAASATKKK, from the coding sequence ATGTTTCTGTTCAATCCAGTTTCGCGCATCCGCTACTCAGCGGCTATGCTACCCGCGTGCATCGCCATGCTCACGATCTTCACCGGCTCCGCACTTGCCGTGGTTAGTCCCACGGTAACAACACTGACGTTGCTTCCTGCAAATCCTGTTGTTGGGAATCCAGTACTGCTGACTGCTTCCGTCACAACAGCTGGAGCTAACATCACGAGCAACGGACTTGTATCGTTCTATGACAATCCAGCCAACACCTTGAATCCTTCGATCAATTCGCTGATTGGGACCGTAGAGGTTAACGGTGCCGCAAAGGCGAGACTTCGCTTCGTGCCTGGCGTGGGACCACACCAGCTTATCGCTGTATTTCAACCGACAACCACTCTTAGTGGATCGTCCTCGAACCTGGCCTCACCCGTCGCGTTTACGATCGCCGGGAAAAAAACCTACGTTACCGCCAGCAAGCTAACGGCTGCCAGCAGTGCCGGTTTTTACGGTCTACTCGACATTCTCACGTTTTACGGCAGCCCTGCCCCCAACGGGAAGCTCACTCTGACAGACACTACGAACGGCACAGTCTCGAAGGCTATTCCCGTGGTTGCGACGACTCAGGGATTTGCACCAACTGTCAGCAGCAGCTCCGGCTCAACTCACGCAGTGGGAGTACAGATTTCAGCAACGGGTGATTTCAACGAGGATGGAGTTCCTGACCTCGCTGTGAGCAACCTGTTCGACGGAAACGTCGGAATTCTAATTGGAAATGGCAACGGTACCTTCCAGCCTGCAGTGACCTACACTACGAGCGCTGGCCCTTACGGCATCGGCGTTGGTGACTTCAACGGAGACGGACACCAGGACCTCGCTGTCACCAACGTTGGAGCTGGAACGGTGAGTATCCTTACCGGTGATGGAACAGGTGTTTTCACTGCACAGACTCCAGTTGCAGTCGGATACCAGCCTTACGAGATCACGGTTGGAGACTTCAATAATGACGGTGCATTAGATTTGGCTGTCACTAACTTCGGCGCTAACAATACGACGCCCGGGCAGATTGTTGTCCTGCTGAACAATGGACGAGGCGGCTTCCCTGTGGCCAAGCAGGTGGTGACGCCAGTCGGTCTGGACCCGATCGCTTTGGTTACTGGCAACTTTGGTGTAGATGGAAATCTAGGGCTAGTTGTCGCCAACTCCTATGAGGGAAGCGTCGGTCTACTTCTCGGAAATGGCGATGGAAGCTTTCAGCCTCAAGTGGTTTATAGCACCAATACTGGCAGTCAGACGCAGGGCAACAATGGATCAATTCCCTACGCCGCTGCCGTGGGAGACTTCAACAACGATGGCTTTCCAGATGTGGTAGTGGCTACTCTCAACAGCAGCAGCGTCACCATCCTGCAGAATACTGGCGCTGGAACATTTACCGTGCAGCCTCCCATAGCAACGGATCTGAATCCTATCTCTGTTGCAGCCTTCAACGCGGATGGATCGGGAAATGCAAGCATCGCAGTTGCTACGTATGGGGCGAACACCATCGACATTCTTACGAATGATGGCTCAGGTACGTTCCCCGCTTCCTCACTGACGAGTATCCCCTCTACACCTGGAGCGGCAGGCGTTTACTACGGCCTGACGATTGCCGACCTCAACGGAGATGGTAAGCCCGACATCGCCACTACCAACTTCAATGGAACAGGCTTTGGTATCCAACTCGGTACCCAGACTGTTGCTGCATTTACGACGGTAAAGGGAACGTTCACCGGCACGCTTGAGGCTGACTACATTCCCGCAGCTGGGGACGCGTATCAGAAGACGGCGAGTTCGGTTACGCTACCAGCGGCCTCCGCGACAAAGAAGAAGTAA
- a CDS encoding mechanosensitive ion channel family protein, whose protein sequence is MNEVFHLQEHRWFFAIFLFCAALVFANLVHYVLFRLLRRKEIEGHTLGWGLQRNLGAPARAIFFITCLLAVLPAVPRLPDRVEDILRQGFVMALIGALGWFVVGCVYVVQNAFLRRYDLAAENNIRARRVHTQFQLFRRMVISFIIVVTAGALLWSFHDPRIWHYGTGLLASAGVASLILATAAKSTAANFLAGLQIALTEPIRIDDVVVVQGEWGRVEEINSAYVVIKIWDLRRLIVPLSYFIENSFQNWSRQDTDIMGTAFLYVDYSIPVEELRAELDRIVQLSPLWDKKVCGLQVTNLSEKTMELRCLMSSHNSSMNFDLRCLVREQMTAFVQRQYPNAFPTTRFSAQSTNPMADTFNGQPS, encoded by the coding sequence ATGAACGAGGTCTTTCATTTACAGGAGCACCGCTGGTTCTTTGCCATCTTCCTCTTCTGCGCCGCGCTGGTCTTTGCGAACCTGGTTCACTACGTTCTCTTCCGCCTACTCCGCCGCAAGGAGATTGAAGGCCACACCCTCGGCTGGGGGCTGCAACGCAATCTGGGTGCTCCAGCCCGCGCCATCTTCTTTATCACCTGCCTGTTAGCGGTCCTTCCGGCCGTCCCGCGTCTTCCGGACCGCGTCGAGGACATCCTCCGCCAAGGCTTCGTCATGGCCCTGATCGGCGCACTCGGCTGGTTCGTCGTCGGCTGTGTTTACGTCGTGCAGAACGCCTTTCTTCGCCGCTACGATCTAGCAGCCGAGAACAACATCCGGGCTCGCCGCGTCCACACCCAATTTCAGCTCTTTCGCCGGATGGTGATCAGCTTCATCATCGTGGTCACTGCCGGTGCCTTACTTTGGAGCTTCCATGACCCGCGCATCTGGCACTATGGAACAGGCCTGCTCGCCTCCGCTGGCGTAGCCTCCCTGATTCTTGCGACCGCTGCCAAGTCCACTGCAGCCAATTTTCTAGCCGGCCTCCAGATTGCGCTCACCGAACCAATTCGCATCGATGATGTAGTCGTCGTCCAAGGAGAATGGGGTCGCGTCGAAGAGATCAACTCCGCCTACGTCGTCATCAAGATCTGGGATCTGCGCCGACTCATCGTCCCGCTGAGTTACTTCATCGAGAATTCATTTCAAAACTGGTCTCGCCAGGACACCGACATCATGGGCACGGCTTTCCTTTACGTCGACTACTCCATTCCTGTCGAGGAGTTACGCGCCGAGTTAGATCGCATCGTCCAACTCTCACCACTTTGGGATAAGAAGGTCTGCGGTCTGCAGGTAACGAATCTCTCAGAGAAGACCATGGAACTACGCTGCCTCATGAGCAGCCATAACTCCAGCATGAACTTCGATCTTCGCTGTCTGGTTCGCGAGCAGATGACAGCGTTCGTTCAGCGGCAATACCCCAATGCATTTCCCACGACTCGCTTTTCCGCTCAATCCACTAATCCGATGGCTGACACATTTAACGGTCAGCCGTCTTAG